A window of the Gemmatimonadota bacterium genome harbors these coding sequences:
- a CDS encoding VOC family protein → MKCYPMIVVRDVPASSTWYQELLGATSGHGGEEFEMIMSGHDLLLTLHHTDIEEHPGLAVPDGAPGSGVVLYFSVEDVHPVFERAKTMGAELIDEPHLNEKARSVEFSLHDPDGYSLTVSQWKG, encoded by the coding sequence ATGAAATGCTACCCGATGATCGTCGTCCGTGACGTCCCCGCCAGCTCGACGTGGTATCAGGAGTTGCTGGGCGCGACGAGCGGCCACGGCGGCGAAGAGTTCGAGATGATCATGTCGGGCCACGACCTGCTGCTCACGCTCCACCACACCGACATCGAAGAGCACCCTGGCCTGGCAGTTCCCGATGGAGCCCCCGGTAGTGGGGTTGTGCTGTACTTCAGTGTGGAAGACGTGCACCCGGTCTTCGAGCGGGCGAAGACGATGGGCGCAGAGCTGATCGATGAGCCGCACCTGAACGAGAAGGCGCGTTCAGTGGAGTTCAGCCTCCACGACCCGGACGGATACTCGCTGACCGTATCGCAGTGGAAGGGGTGA
- a CDS encoding IS110 family transposase — protein sequence MNAAGIDIGSASHWVAVPEDRDDQPVREFRSFTPDLHELADWLDVCGIETVAMESTGVYWIPLFEILQDRGFEVLLVNARHVKGVPGRKTDIVDCQWLQQLHTFGLLRGSFRPDPEITAIRTLVRHRGTLVEECAAHIQRMQKSMTLMNLQLHNVITDVTGVTGMAILRDIVAGQTDPTVLARHRDYRCKAPEKDFVASLTGHYRPELVFALRQSIELYDVYQVKLRACDEQIEALIRALQAQCPTPDRELAARPSTKKRSKNEPQFDIRSPLFVLAGGVDITEVPGIGPYGALQIISEIGFDMSRWPSPGHFASWLTLAPHNKISGGKLLGSATQPSANRAAKTLRIAAMSIARSDHALAAFYRRLAGRIGKAKAITATARKLAVIIYCMLRDHTPYRDQPAALYDERHRKRALIGLRKRAQSLGFDLVQIDSGLVLESPPSTPKTASNQAVS from the coding sequence CTGAACGCGGCGGGCATCGACATTGGCTCAGCCAGCCACTGGGTCGCGGTCCCCGAGGATCGCGACGATCAACCGGTGCGCGAGTTCAGGAGCTTCACGCCGGACCTCCACGAACTCGCTGACTGGCTCGACGTGTGCGGCATCGAGACCGTCGCCATGGAGTCGACGGGCGTGTACTGGATCCCGCTCTTCGAGATCCTCCAGGATCGTGGCTTCGAAGTCCTGCTCGTCAACGCACGTCACGTCAAAGGCGTACCGGGTCGCAAGACCGATATTGTCGACTGCCAGTGGCTCCAGCAGCTCCACACGTTCGGGCTCCTGCGCGGCAGCTTCCGACCCGATCCCGAGATCACGGCCATCCGCACGCTCGTGCGTCACCGCGGCACGCTCGTCGAGGAATGCGCGGCCCACATCCAGCGCATGCAGAAGTCGATGACCTTGATGAACCTCCAGCTCCACAACGTCATCACGGACGTCACCGGCGTCACCGGCATGGCCATCCTGCGCGACATCGTCGCCGGCCAGACCGACCCCACCGTGCTCGCTCGCCATCGCGACTACCGCTGCAAGGCCCCTGAGAAGGACTTCGTCGCGTCCCTCACCGGTCACTACCGACCCGAACTCGTCTTCGCGCTGCGCCAGTCCATCGAACTCTACGACGTCTACCAGGTCAAGCTCCGCGCCTGTGACGAGCAGATCGAAGCACTCATCCGCGCGCTCCAGGCCCAGTGCCCGACCCCCGACCGCGAACTCGCCGCTCGACCGAGCACCAAGAAACGCAGCAAGAACGAACCCCAATTCGACATCCGATCACCGCTCTTCGTGCTCGCCGGCGGCGTCGACATCACCGAGGTGCCCGGCATCGGGCCCTACGGTGCGCTACAGATTATCTCCGAGATCGGGTTCGACATGAGCCGTTGGCCCTCCCCGGGCCATTTCGCCTCCTGGCTCACCCTCGCCCCCCACAACAAGATCTCCGGTGGCAAGCTCCTCGGGTCTGCCACCCAACCCTCCGCCAACCGGGCCGCCAAGACCCTCCGCATCGCCGCCATGAGCATCGCCCGGAGTGACCACGCCCTCGCTGCCTTCTACCGGCGCCTCGCCGGACGCATCGGCAAAGCCAAGGCCATCACCGCCACCGCCCGTAAGCTCGCCGTGATCATCTACTGCATGCTCCGCGACCACACGCCCTACCGCGATCAGCCCGCTGCGCTCTACGACGAGCGCCACCGCAAGCGCGCCCTCATCGGCCTCCGCAAACGTGCCCAGTCCCTCGGCTTCGACCTCGTGCAGATCGACTCCGGACTCGTTCTAGAATCACCCCCTTCCACCCCCAAAACCGCTTCAAACCAGGCAGTTTCTTAG
- a CDS encoding GntR family transcriptional regulator translates to MLFDDIDPRSPTPLYAQIAARVRIAVAAGDLGPGDSLPSVRVLARSLRVNPATVSQAYRDLAADGFVEKRHGQGTFIQEVPSFLRDEERAATAQRLVRKLLQDGARLGIHAEELSRAFYSEAKHLRPAGSGDMRQKLDYGCGLST, encoded by the coding sequence ATGCTGTTCGACGACATCGACCCGCGTAGCCCGACACCGCTCTACGCGCAGATCGCCGCGCGCGTTCGCATCGCGGTCGCGGCGGGTGACCTGGGTCCCGGCGACTCATTGCCCTCCGTCCGCGTGCTCGCGAGGAGCCTGCGTGTGAACCCTGCGACGGTGTCCCAGGCGTACCGCGACCTGGCCGCCGACGGCTTCGTCGAGAAGCGACACGGCCAGGGCACGTTCATTCAAGAAGTGCCCTCGTTCCTGCGGGACGAGGAGCGGGCCGCGACGGCCCAACGGTTGGTGCGAAAGCTCCTCCAGGACGGGGCGCGGTTGGGGATCCATGCGGAGGAGCTTTCGCGCGCCTTCTACTCAGAAGCAAAGCACCTGCGCCCTGCGGGCTCCGGCGACATGAGGCAGAAACTGGACTATGGCTGCGGGCTAAGTACCTGA
- a CDS encoding ABC transporter ATP-binding protein produces the protein MNNAIELTGVGWKAGKSFALKDVSLSVPAGSIYGFLGPNGSGKTTTIRLFMGMMKPDHGEIRVLGRDVPKDMKSILARVGYVPERPHVYPALTVAEQVRYHSSFYESWDKGWCKELLGSLHLDPDRKISRMSKGETGKLLILLALSQRPELLVLDEPTDGLDPVVRRDVFTAVLDYVSEVSATVFISSHLVHELERFCDWVAVMDDGQLVAELPMQQFKNGIKRLRIADAPESADEPPFTILSRDRANGMGSMETWIVRGWEPPMRHYFDAVGATVRDVMDLDLEEGFVELLRSSRPTQENGG, from the coding sequence TTGAATAACGCCATCGAGCTCACCGGAGTCGGCTGGAAAGCGGGCAAGTCGTTCGCGTTGAAGGACGTCTCGCTCTCCGTCCCCGCTGGCTCGATCTACGGCTTTCTGGGACCGAACGGATCCGGGAAGACCACGACCATTCGATTGTTCATGGGCATGATGAAGCCCGACCACGGCGAGATCCGTGTGCTCGGTCGGGATGTGCCCAAGGACATGAAGTCCATCCTCGCGAGGGTCGGATACGTACCGGAAAGGCCGCATGTTTACCCGGCACTGACCGTTGCTGAGCAGGTGAGGTACCACTCCTCGTTCTACGAGAGCTGGGACAAGGGATGGTGTAAGGAGTTGCTGGGAAGCCTCCACTTGGACCCGGACCGAAAGATCTCGCGGATGTCCAAAGGTGAGACGGGCAAACTGCTCATTCTGCTGGCCCTCTCACAACGCCCTGAACTGCTGGTCCTGGACGAGCCGACCGACGGCCTCGACCCTGTGGTGAGACGCGACGTCTTCACCGCCGTACTCGATTACGTGTCGGAGGTCAGCGCGACAGTGTTCATCTCCAGCCACCTCGTGCACGAGCTCGAGCGCTTCTGTGACTGGGTCGCGGTCATGGACGACGGACAGCTCGTCGCGGAGCTACCCATGCAGCAATTCAAGAACGGCATCAAACGACTCCGCATCGCGGACGCCCCCGAGTCGGCTGACGAACCCCCGTTCACGATTCTGAGCCGCGATCGCGCGAACGGGATGGGGTCCATGGAGACGTGGATCGTCCGCGGTTGGGAACCACCGATGCGGCACTACTTCGACGCCGTCGGCGCCACGGTGCGCGACGTCATGGACTTGGACTTGGAGGAAGGCTTCGTGGAGCTGCTCCGGTCCTCAAGACCCACACAAGAGAACGGAGGCTGA
- a CDS encoding serine/threonine protein kinase — protein sequence MSDQEPLPAAAPDDPEVRSADALQAALGDEFDIKQSLGKGSMATVYLAKEKGLGRLVAIKVLSPVHAKDQTALKRFEREAKAAASLGHPSVVQVYRFGRLPDETPYLVMRFVKGRTMEERLKAEGRLSPAVAKEVLHDIASALAAAHAAGIVHRDVRPANVLWDEDGQKALLADFGIAALLVTSGEEATRLTKTGQMIGDPKYLSPEQLLDQDLTELADIYAFGVLGYELLTGEGPYDARTNTQWITAHLNQDPKDLQQMRPEVDADLADLLRRCLNREPKHRPSAADVARALSVDSGPAVQSAIATSGSVEAAADMRQLIRRRVPQVVIVTGGIGLGLMSLVNELTADQGLLDRIFYLLTLPFVACGVAGATVVAWFHGERGKQQTNVLEWMLLSVIGGIWVTVSAWILLAG from the coding sequence ATGAGCGACCAAGAACCCCTCCCCGCGGCCGCCCCGGATGATCCCGAGGTGCGTTCGGCAGACGCCTTGCAAGCGGCGCTCGGTGACGAGTTCGATATCAAGCAGAGTCTCGGCAAGGGCTCGATGGCCACGGTGTACTTGGCGAAAGAAAAAGGGCTAGGGCGGCTCGTCGCGATCAAAGTCCTCTCGCCGGTTCACGCGAAGGACCAGACGGCGCTCAAGCGCTTCGAGCGCGAAGCCAAGGCCGCTGCATCGCTGGGTCATCCGAGCGTGGTCCAGGTCTACCGCTTCGGTCGGCTGCCCGACGAAACGCCGTACTTGGTGATGCGCTTCGTCAAGGGCCGCACCATGGAGGAGCGGCTCAAGGCCGAAGGCCGCCTCTCTCCGGCGGTCGCGAAAGAGGTCCTCCATGACATCGCGTCTGCCCTAGCGGCTGCCCACGCGGCGGGCATCGTTCACCGCGACGTCCGTCCGGCCAACGTGCTCTGGGACGAGGATGGCCAAAAGGCGCTGCTCGCCGACTTCGGAATTGCCGCGCTGCTCGTGACCAGTGGCGAGGAGGCCACCCGCCTGACCAAGACGGGTCAGATGATCGGCGATCCGAAGTACCTCAGTCCCGAACAGCTACTTGACCAGGATCTCACCGAATTGGCCGACATCTATGCGTTCGGTGTGCTCGGTTACGAGCTCCTCACGGGCGAGGGGCCCTACGACGCACGCACGAATACGCAGTGGATCACGGCGCACCTCAACCAGGATCCAAAGGATCTGCAGCAAATGCGTCCCGAGGTCGATGCGGACCTCGCGGATCTACTTCGTCGCTGCCTGAACCGTGAGCCGAAACACCGGCCGAGCGCGGCGGACGTGGCCCGGGCGCTGTCGGTCGATTCGGGACCTGCCGTGCAGTCTGCCATCGCCACGAGTGGGAGTGTGGAGGCGGCGGCGGATATGCGGCAGCTGATCAGGCGGCGGGTGCCCCAGGTGGTGATTGTGACAGGGGGCATCGGGCTCGGCCTGATGTCTCTAGTGAACGAGCTCACTGCCGATCAGGGATTGTTGGATCGGATCTTCTACCTGTTGACGCTGCCGTTCGTGGCTTGCGGAGTCGCGGGAGCGACGGTTGTCGCGTGGTTCCACGGCGAACGGGGCAAGCAGCAGACGAACGTTCTCGAATGGATGCTGCTCAGCGTGATCGGCGGGATTTGGGTCACCGTGAGCGCCTGGATCTTGCTGGCGGGGTGA
- a CDS encoding phosphoenolpyruvate carboxykinase: MGAAFREGVNSLQQHGLDPKKAVHWNLSPTLLYEASFARGDGRLVHMGALSVGTAPHTGRSPNDRFVVRDEVTENVVDWGKVNVPMTPEHFDALRADIVEHLNDSDLFVRDARAGSDETNGLNIRVISESPWHSLFVYNMFLRLSPEEREGFEPQFTVLHAPHFKADPARHGSNSETAIVVNFAAHEVLVAGSRYAGEIKKSIFSVLNHMLPEAGVLPMHCSANVGSGGDVALFFGLSGTGKTTLSADPSRGLIGDDEHGWSDDGVFNFEGGCYAKTIRLSPEGEPEIYRATQMFGTILENVVLDEDTREIDFDDGSITENTRASYPIHYIPNAVLPSRGGHPSNVIFLTADAFGVLPPISRLTPEQAMYHFLSGYTAKVAGTERGVTEPQATFSACFGAPFLPRHPSVYAEMLGERLREHSAKVWLVNTGWSGGGHGVGSRMKLSHTRAMVNAALAGDLEGAEFAPDPVFGVDVPISVPGVPAEVLRPRDTWTDGAAYDASAAKLAAMFRANFERFADDVSDEVKAAGPR, encoded by the coding sequence ATTGGAGCAGCATTCCGCGAGGGAGTAAACAGTTTGCAACAGCACGGCTTGGACCCGAAAAAGGCGGTCCATTGGAATCTGTCCCCGACCCTCCTCTACGAGGCGTCGTTCGCCCGCGGCGACGGACGACTCGTTCACATGGGTGCTCTTTCGGTAGGTACAGCGCCGCACACGGGCCGCTCGCCCAACGACCGCTTCGTCGTCCGGGACGAGGTGACCGAAAACGTCGTCGACTGGGGCAAGGTCAATGTGCCGATGACGCCCGAGCACTTCGATGCGCTGCGTGCCGACATTGTCGAGCACCTGAACGACTCGGACCTCTTCGTGCGCGACGCGCGAGCCGGCTCGGACGAGACGAACGGCCTGAATATTCGGGTGATCAGCGAGAGCCCGTGGCACTCGCTCTTCGTATACAACATGTTCCTCCGCCTGTCTCCGGAGGAGCGCGAAGGCTTCGAGCCGCAGTTCACCGTCCTGCACGCACCGCACTTCAAGGCTGACCCGGCGCGGCACGGTTCGAACTCCGAGACCGCGATCGTGGTGAACTTCGCGGCCCATGAGGTTCTCGTAGCCGGCTCGCGGTACGCCGGCGAGATCAAGAAGTCGATCTTTTCCGTGCTCAACCACATGCTACCTGAGGCTGGTGTCCTTCCCATGCACTGCTCGGCCAACGTCGGTTCGGGCGGTGACGTCGCGCTCTTCTTCGGCCTGTCAGGCACCGGAAAGACGACGCTGTCCGCCGACCCTTCTCGCGGCTTGATCGGTGACGACGAGCACGGGTGGAGCGACGACGGCGTCTTCAACTTCGAGGGCGGCTGCTACGCGAAGACGATCCGTTTGTCCCCTGAAGGTGAGCCGGAGATCTACCGCGCGACTCAGATGTTTGGGACGATTCTCGAGAACGTCGTGCTCGACGAAGACACGCGAGAGATCGACTTCGACGACGGCTCGATCACCGAAAACACGCGGGCGTCGTACCCGATCCACTACATCCCGAACGCTGTACTGCCCAGCCGTGGCGGACACCCGAGCAACGTGATCTTCTTGACCGCCGATGCGTTCGGAGTCCTGCCTCCGATCTCGCGGCTGACGCCCGAGCAGGCGATGTACCACTTCCTTTCCGGATACACGGCGAAGGTCGCGGGCACCGAGCGCGGCGTGACCGAGCCACAAGCGACCTTCAGCGCGTGCTTTGGGGCTCCGTTCCTGCCCCGCCACCCGAGCGTGTACGCCGAGATGCTGGGTGAGAGACTGCGTGAGCACAGTGCCAAGGTGTGGCTCGTGAACACCGGCTGGTCAGGTGGTGGTCACGGCGTGGGGAGCCGCATGAAGCTTTCCCATACCCGTGCCATGGTGAACGCCGCGCTCGCGGGTGATCTCGAGGGTGCAGAGTTCGCACCGGATCCGGTCTTCGGTGTCGACGTGCCGATCTCCGTTCCAGGTGTGCCAGCCGAGGTGCTACGTCCGCGCGACACCTGGACAGACGGTGCGGCGTACGACGCTTCCGCTGCTAAGTTGGCGGCGATGTTCAGGGCCAACTTCGAGCGGTTCGCGGACGACGTATCCGATGAGGTGAAGGCGGCAGGGCCGCGGTAG
- a CDS encoding M24 family metallopeptidase: MKSKLVLIGCCLTLTVVAQVASAQAPANVPEHAPARIHPLPTLREQAKEQQAWLEMRMERILPALMAEYDVRMWILSMREYAEDPVFWSITSPTTFAARRRSIYVITRRDDGSLERLALGGTSQGGVFEAFRSTRPAPTQPTAELVGSEQWNLLRELVEDRDPENIVLNIDPVWAFSDGLHAGEAEELLEALGDEYTKRVKREPRLAMNYIGLRLPEMMPRYRKIEETVHAIISEAFSNSVITPGVTTTEDVVWWMRQKLRDLGYTTWFQTSVDVQRRGEIARGGPVVIQKGDLLWTDYGVVGLNLHTDTQHLGYVLKDGETSVPAGLEQCLANSNRLQDILLWHMEPGLTGNQILANTLGQMRSEGIDGTVYTHPIGDHGHGAGPLIGRWDGQEGVPVRGDAVLLPSTWHSIELQATTPIPEWGGKPASCRQEEEAYLDEQGERHWVFRRQNRFHLVW; the protein is encoded by the coding sequence ATGAAGTCGAAGCTGGTTCTGATCGGGTGCTGCCTGACGCTGACCGTCGTGGCCCAGGTAGCCTCGGCGCAGGCTCCTGCGAACGTCCCCGAGCACGCACCAGCCCGCATCCACCCGCTGCCCACGTTGCGCGAGCAGGCGAAGGAGCAGCAGGCGTGGCTCGAGATGCGAATGGAGCGGATTCTGCCGGCGCTCATGGCCGAATACGACGTGCGCATGTGGATCCTGTCGATGCGCGAGTACGCCGAGGATCCGGTGTTCTGGTCCATCACCTCGCCGACGACGTTCGCCGCCCGCCGTCGTTCCATCTACGTCATCACGCGGCGTGACGATGGTTCGCTGGAACGGCTGGCGCTCGGTGGTACGAGCCAAGGGGGAGTGTTCGAAGCGTTCCGCTCGACGCGCCCCGCGCCCACCCAGCCCACGGCTGAGCTGGTAGGAAGCGAGCAGTGGAATCTGCTGCGGGAACTGGTGGAGGATCGCGACCCCGAGAACATCGTGCTCAACATCGACCCGGTGTGGGCCTTCTCTGACGGGCTGCACGCGGGTGAGGCGGAAGAGCTGCTCGAGGCCCTGGGCGACGAATACACCAAGCGGGTCAAGCGCGAGCCCCGCCTCGCGATGAACTACATCGGGCTGCGACTTCCCGAGATGATGCCGCGCTACCGCAAGATCGAAGAGACCGTACACGCCATAATCAGCGAGGCGTTCTCAAACTCCGTGATCACGCCCGGCGTGACGACCACGGAGGACGTCGTCTGGTGGATGCGCCAGAAGCTCAGGGACCTGGGATACACCACCTGGTTCCAGACCTCCGTCGACGTGCAACGACGGGGAGAGATCGCGCGGGGCGGACCGGTGGTCATCCAGAAGGGGGACCTGCTCTGGACAGACTACGGCGTGGTGGGTCTCAACCTCCACACGGACACGCAGCACCTCGGCTACGTGCTGAAAGACGGAGAGACCAGCGTTCCCGCCGGCCTGGAGCAGTGCCTGGCGAACTCCAACCGACTCCAGGATATCCTGCTCTGGCACATGGAGCCGGGACTGACAGGAAACCAAATCCTCGCGAACACGCTCGGTCAGATGCGCTCAGAAGGGATCGACGGGACCGTGTACACGCACCCGATTGGGGACCACGGTCATGGAGCCGGCCCGCTCATCGGACGTTGGGACGGGCAGGAAGGTGTACCCGTCCGCGGGGACGCGGTGCTGCTGCCCTCGACCTGGCACTCGATCGAGTTGCAAGCGACGACGCCGATCCCTGAGTGGGGCGGCAAGCCGGCCTCGTGCCGGCAGGAAGAAGAGGCGTACCTGGACGAGCAAGGCGAGCGCCATTGGGTGTTCCGTCGCCAGAACAGATTCCACCTGGTTTGGTAG
- a CDS encoding MATE family efflux transporter, translated as MSAPKTGKAFDRSIVEGPIRGAVWKLAWPTMLQNIIGGMQGIVDHVMVGNYVGYTGNAAIGVSWQIFLVVIVFISSLFTGMGVLVARFTGADEPDKVNRTVYQAFLTAVMLVVVIMAPIGYLASPLLLDLVNAAPEVQTEALPYLRIMFVFSFGMLLFFMLGGALRSAGDAKTPLRLGIALTILNITLNVIFIRGLGPIPAFGTRGAAMGTVIAGALVSGYAMLRLFSGTWVVSFHRGMNLMPDWKIIRQLFKFGLPTGIQGIAMNIGGVFLLAFIGSLSMSAQAQAAYVVSYTQLFSFITWTSVGIMGATAAVAGQNLGAGKPDRVSEGVRTAAVFGLLLAAGIGASFVIIPSVLLGIFGMDDPVVLGLGVELLRYLAVSGLFITVALAYTGGLQGTGDTKSPMYISMVSQLILPLGMCFTIQTFSTLDPVDIWLAIVLGHFTRALLSVLVFRREKWRGIKVDLGEAKA; from the coding sequence GTGAGCGCACCCAAGACGGGGAAGGCGTTCGACCGCTCGATCGTGGAGGGGCCGATCAGGGGAGCCGTGTGGAAGCTCGCGTGGCCCACGATGCTCCAGAACATCATCGGCGGCATGCAAGGAATCGTCGATCACGTGATGGTCGGCAACTACGTCGGCTACACCGGCAACGCGGCGATCGGAGTGTCCTGGCAGATCTTTCTGGTCGTCATCGTCTTCATCAGCTCGCTCTTCACGGGCATGGGTGTGCTCGTCGCGCGATTCACGGGTGCAGACGAACCCGACAAGGTGAACCGCACGGTTTACCAGGCGTTCCTCACCGCGGTCATGCTCGTCGTGGTGATCATGGCTCCCATCGGATATCTCGCGTCCCCGTTGCTGCTCGACCTGGTCAACGCGGCCCCGGAGGTGCAAACGGAAGCGCTGCCGTACCTGCGCATCATGTTCGTTTTTTCGTTCGGCATGCTGCTCTTCTTCATGCTCGGTGGCGCCCTTCGTTCGGCGGGTGACGCCAAGACGCCGCTCCGACTCGGCATCGCGCTCACGATTCTGAACATCACGCTCAACGTGATCTTCATCCGAGGCCTGGGCCCGATCCCAGCCTTCGGCACCAGAGGTGCCGCGATGGGCACGGTCATCGCGGGGGCGCTCGTGAGCGGGTATGCGATGCTGCGGCTCTTCAGTGGCACCTGGGTCGTGTCGTTCCATAGAGGAATGAACTTGATGCCCGATTGGAAGATCATCCGGCAGCTCTTCAAGTTCGGCCTGCCCACGGGTATCCAGGGCATCGCGATGAACATCGGGGGAGTGTTCCTGCTGGCCTTCATCGGGTCGCTCTCGATGAGCGCACAGGCCCAGGCCGCGTATGTGGTCAGCTACACCCAGCTCTTTTCGTTCATCACGTGGACATCGGTCGGCATCATGGGCGCGACGGCGGCGGTCGCGGGCCAGAACCTCGGGGCCGGCAAGCCCGACCGGGTTAGCGAGGGGGTTCGCACAGCCGCCGTCTTCGGTCTCCTGCTCGCGGCGGGGATCGGTGCTTCATTCGTGATCATCCCGAGCGTGCTGCTCGGCATATTCGGCATGGACGATCCGGTCGTGCTGGGGCTGGGTGTCGAGTTGCTCCGGTATCTTGCCGTATCGGGCCTGTTCATCACGGTCGCGCTGGCGTACACCGGCGGGCTGCAAGGCACCGGCGATACCAAGAGTCCGATGTATATCTCGATGGTATCCCAGCTTATTCTCCCACTCGGCATGTGCTTCACCATCCAGACCTTTTCGACACTCGATCCCGTCGACATCTGGCTCGCGATCGTGCTCGGACACTTTACCCGAGCCCTGTTGAGCGTCCTCGTCTTCCGGCGCGAGAAGTGGCGGGGCATCAAGGTCGATCTCGGGGAGGCGAAGGCCTGA